The genome window AAGTTTCTAAAATTGCTTTTGATTCCTTTTCAATAGAGATATTTCGATTAGAATCGTTACCATCTTCTTTTAATTCAAAAACTTTTAATTTACCAAATGCTTGAAGTCTTTTAGCAAATTCTTGAATTCCATCTAAAATATATTTTTCTTTAATTTTTCCAACACAAATAATATTTATATTCATTTTCTTTTGAATCCTTTCTCCATATCTAATAGGTTTATTTTAAATGTTATTGGTCTTCCATGAGGACAAGTGAACCGACCTATCTTATGAAGATCTAATATAAGTTTTTCCATTTCGGAAATAGTTAGTTTTTCGTTAGCTTTAATAGCGCTTCTACAAGACATAGAAATAATCATACTTTCGATAACTTCATTTTTTGAGTTAACCTTATTTAATCCTTCTAATACTTCGAAAAAAATATTTTCAAAAGAATCTTTACTTTTCAAAGAAGGGACAGATCTAATTAAAAAATCTAAATCATTAAATTGATCTATTTCAAAGCCAAAATCTTCAAAAAAGTTAATTTTTTCTTTTAGAAGTTCAATCTGTTTTAAAGTTAAAGAAACTTTTATAGGAACGAGTAAGGTTTGTGAAGAAATCTTATGTTGACTATACTCGCTTTTAAGCTGTTCGTAGAGAATTCTTTCGTGAACAATATGTTGATCATAAATAATTAAATCGCCATCCTCTTCAACTAAGATAAAAGAATTTGAAAATTGTCCTATGATTCGTATATTTTTTAAAGGTGTTTTTGAAACATCCTCTTTAATATTCGAAATTTTATTTTCTATAGAATCTATAGAATTCGAAGAAGTTATATTTTTGACTTCTTTTTCAGCATAGTTATCTAAAGATTCTATTGTAAGAGCCAATGGTTTTCCTTCTGTTTTAATAGGAGAAAATTTACTTGGCAATTCAAAACTAGAAACTTCTTTCTTTTTAGAAAACATATTATTTTCTTCAAAAGAAATTTTATTTTCCTCTTTTACATCTTCCATTCTTTTTATATCATTAATTTCAAAATTTTCAAAAGAATTTTTTTGATTATTTAAATTTTTCACTTCATTAATATCGAGCTCATCAAAATCAACAGTTTGCTTTTTTACTTCCAAAATTGGAGTAGTAAAATCTTTGTTAATATTTAAAGCTGAATTAACAACAGAGTAAATTTCATGATAAATTTTATTTTCATCTGAAAACTTAATAATTTTTTTAGAAGGATGAACATTAACATCGATAGATTTAGGATCAACCTTTAAATTAATTATAGCGAATGGGTATTTCCCTTTCATAAGGTGAGTATAGTAGGCATCAATTAAAGCTTCCTCTATAATTTTAGATTTAACAGGTCTACTATTAACAAAGGTGAAAATAAAATCTTTAGTAGATCTAGTTAAAGAAAGGTTACCAACATAACCAAATTCAACATTTTTTAAATTCTTAAGCACAGAAACTCCAAAAAGTTCAATAAGGGTGTTTTCTATTCCGTTACCACTTGTACGAATGCTTTCTTTGCCATCAATACAAAGTATAATAGAAACACTTGGATTTGCAATCGCCTCTTGTAAAACAATTTCCTTTATTTTGGTATTTTCAGTCATATCTTTTCTTAAGAATTTTAATCTTGCAGGAGTATTAAAGAATAAATCCTTAATCTCTATTTCAGTACCAGAACTTTTTTGAATTTCTTTTAGATTTGTTATTTTTCCACCCGAAACATTGATTGAATAACCAATGGAATCATCTTTTCTTTTTGTTGAAATAATCATTTTGGAAACAGCGGCAATAGAAGAAAGAGCTTCCCCTCTAAAACCATAAGTATTTAAATTAAAAAGGTCCTCTTTAGAAGCGATTTTACTAGTAGCATGTCTTTCAATACAAAGAAGAAGATCTTCTCTAGACATTCCTTTACCATCATCGGTAAATTTAATATCTTTCCCACCTTTTTTTACATCTATTTTAACATATTTACTATCTGCATCAAGTGAGTTCTCTAGAAGTTCTTTGATTAAACTTGCTGGATTTTCAACAACTTCACCGGCAGCAATCATATTCGAAAGAGACTCGTCTAAAATTTTAATAATTCCCAAAATATCACCTCCCACAAAAATTATAACA of Cetobacterium sp. ZOR0034 contains these proteins:
- the mutL gene encoding DNA mismatch repair endonuclease MutL, with the protein product MGIIKILDESLSNMIAAGEVVENPASLIKELLENSLDADSKYVKIDVKKGGKDIKFTDDGKGMSREDLLLCIERHATSKIASKEDLFNLNTYGFRGEALSSIAAVSKMIISTKRKDDSIGYSINVSGGKITNLKEIQKSSGTEIEIKDLFFNTPARLKFLRKDMTENTKIKEIVLQEAIANPSVSIILCIDGKESIRTSGNGIENTLIELFGVSVLKNLKNVEFGYVGNLSLTRSTKDFIFTFVNSRPVKSKIIEEALIDAYYTHLMKGKYPFAIINLKVDPKSIDVNVHPSKKIIKFSDENKIYHEIYSVVNSALNINKDFTTPILEVKKQTVDFDELDINEVKNLNNQKNSFENFEINDIKRMEDVKEENKISFEENNMFSKKKEVSSFELPSKFSPIKTEGKPLALTIESLDNYAEKEVKNITSSNSIDSIENKISNIKEDVSKTPLKNIRIIGQFSNSFILVEEDGDLIIYDQHIVHERILYEQLKSEYSQHKISSQTLLVPIKVSLTLKQIELLKEKINFFEDFGFEIDQFNDLDFLIRSVPSLKSKDSFENIFFEVLEGLNKVNSKNEVIESMIISMSCRSAIKANEKLTISEMEKLILDLHKIGRFTCPHGRPITFKINLLDMEKGFKRK